The DNA region GGCCAGCATGCTATTTAACTTTTTTACCAGATCTGCTTTGGCAGTATGCCCGCTAAATGTTTTAAAGTTGTTGTTTACCGGAAGCAGGCTTTGTACAAAAATAGCTGTAGCCGGAGTTTCGTGTTTTAAATATTTGATGATCAGCGATAGCTTGGCAAAAATACTATCGACAGAGAGGCCCTTTGCAAGATCGTTTATGCCAATCATCAAAAATATTTTTTTGCGGGCGGCGTTTCGCTATTTCGGGTAAGCGGTTAATGATGCCTGCGGTGGTTTCTCCGCTAATACCAAAATTCAATAGGTTTGCGTCTCCGAAAAGTGCCGGCCATTCGCCGCCATCCGTTAAACTGTCTCCGATAAACAGTACCGGGTTTTTATAGCCGGGCAGCAGTTCGAACTCACTTTTTTGTTGCCAATAGTAAGTTGGGAAAGCACTTGCCGGATAAGATGGCAGAACGACCTGCGAAAATCCGCTGAGCGATAAAACAATAAAAAAGAGAATGGTTAGCGTTGTTTTCATTTTGTTATCATCAAGCTAATACCCTAAACTTTTTAACAGTTCTGCGCAGTACCATTCCTGGCGGGGAAGATGAAAAGGGCCTTTAAAAAGATTCCCTTTGGCAGTTTGTGCCAGTGAACCATCTTTATGGAGATACCCGAACCACTCGCCATTTTCTTTATCGTAAAACTTTTCGTACGAATAATCGTGAACCATTTTATGCCATTGCGCATACTTTTCATTGCCCGTTAAGGTGTAGGCAAGCAGTGTAGCAATAATGGTTTCGTTGTGTGGCCACCAAAATTTCATGTCGTGCCAGTATTCCTGAACAGGCTTACCGTATACATCTTTAAAGTAAAATATTCCGCCATGCGTTTTGTCCCAACCCCGTTCCCACATATAATCGAGCATTTTACAGCCAAGGCTGATCAACTCGGGGTCGTTGTTGCGGTATTTGGCTTCGTGAAGAATAAACCATGCGCCTTCTATTGCGTGCCCGGGGTTAAGGGTTCGGCCGTCGATATGATTGATGATCGAACCATCGGGGGCAACCTGCTCCATTACACATTTGATATCGTGTTTAACAAAATCATTTTTAATCTCTTCTATCCACCTCATAATCCATTCATCGCAGCGCTCATCGCCAATGGTTTCACGAAGCTGCTGAGCGGTATTGATCATAATCATTGGCACACCAATGCCCTTTGCAGGGCGGGTTGAAGTAAACTTGGCCGGCAGCAAATGGGGTTGGGTTGAATAGGCGATGCATTTACCAAACAGATCTCTGGCTTTTTCGGCAGCCTGTTGGTCGCCGCTAGCCTTTGCATACGCTGCATTG from Pedobacter endophyticus includes:
- a CDS encoding SGNH/GDSL hydrolase family protein, with product MKTTLTILFFIVLSLSGFSQVVLPSYPASAFPTYYWQQKSEFELLPGYKNPVLFIGDSLTDGGEWPALFGDANLLNFGISGETTAGIINRLPEIAKRRPQKNIFDDWHKRSCKGPLCR
- a CDS encoding AGE family epimerase/isomerase, with protein sequence MMMSYSNQHLKHLSEFYRKQLLENTVPFWFPRSIDREHGGYLFMRDADGSLIDDDKAVWIQGRGAWLLATLYNTVEAKQEWLDGAKSGIDFLNKHGFDTDGRMFFHLTREGKPIRKRRYYFSETFAIIANAAYAKASGDQQAAEKARDLFGKCIAYSTQPHLLPAKFTSTRPAKGIGVPMIMINTAQQLRETIGDERCDEWIMRWIEEIKNDFVKHDIKCVMEQVAPDGSIINHIDGRTLNPGHAIEGAWFILHEAKYRNNDPELISLGCKMLDYMWERGWDKTHGGIFYFKDVYGKPVQEYWHDMKFWWPHNETIIATLLAYTLTGNEKYAQWHKMVHDYSYEKFYDKENGEWFGYLHKDGSLAQTAKGNLFKGPFHLPRQEWYCAELLKSLGY